The following proteins are encoded in a genomic region of Colletotrichum higginsianum IMI 349063 chromosome 9, whole genome shotgun sequence:
- a CDS encoding EC91 protein, whose translation MKFAAVLSSAAVAAAAAIGKRDVTFSVSDFSAGCIPHSTQCLIAFNVIQPGTMETTGVECRALVPAKSDGTLPDVKEAACTESSRTFDLVRSPEGITFTVSQPVTPSSNQTGSHLLPSSEFVISNQPNAVVESYTGPNAFDLE comes from the exons ATGAAGTTCGCCGCCGTTCTctcttccgccgccgtcgccgccgctgccgccatcgGCAAGCGTGACGTTACCTTCAGCGTCTCTGACTTCAGCGCCGGCTGCATCCCCCACAGCACCCAGTGCCT CATCGCTTTCAACGTCATCCAGCCCGGCACCATGGAGACCACCGGCGTCGAGTGCAGAGCCCTCGTCCCCGCCAAGTCCGACGGCACCCTCCCCgacgtcaaggaggccgccTGCACCGAGTCCTCCCGCACCTTCGACTTGGTCCGCAGCCCCGAGGGCATCACCTTCACCGTCTCCCAGCCGGTCACCCCCAGCAGCAACCAGACTGGCTcccacctcctccccagCTCCGAGTTCGTCATCTCCAACCAGCCCAACGCTGTTGTCGAGAGCTACACCGGCCCCAACGCTTTCGACCTCGAGTAA
- a CDS encoding FAD binding domain-containing protein: MSSQETQLPTILFTPGAWHRPWVFDLVREDLAGRGYPTAAAALASVGSTDADVGLDQDVEAVRAVLRGLVDAGRDVVVVAHSYGGVPVANAVRGLNYKDRAAEGRSGGVIMVVYMASFAIPAGESLFDGKEIPSWLNVTDGLALPRDPISRFYADVEPSLAAKAVAALLPQPLKTVQGTSGFEPWNEGFEMGYVFAEDDQAISLDRQIDMSSQFPASSFTATLTASHSPFLSMPEALGKVLQQAAEVAVARRAN; the protein is encoded by the exons ATGTCTTCCCAGGAGACGCAGCTCCCCACCATCCTCTTCACCCCCGGCGCATGGCACCGGCCGTGGGTGTTCGACCTGGTGCGTGAGGACCTGGCCGGCCGGGGCTACcctaccgccgccgcagcgcTGGCCAGCGTCGGCAGCACGGACGCggacgtcggcctcgatcaGGATGTGGAAgccgtccgcgccgtcctgcgggggctcgtcgacgccgggcgcgacgtcgtcgtcgtggcgcACTCGTACGGCGGCGTCcccgtcgccaacgccgtccgCGGCCTCAACTACAAGGACCGCGCCGCCGAAGGACGGAGCGGCGGCGTGATTATGGTTGTGTACATGGCCTCCTTCGCCATCCCTGCCGGAGAGAGTCTTTTTGACGGCAAGGAGATACCGTCGTGGTTAAATGTCACG GAcggccttgccttgcctcGCGACCCAATCTCGAGATTCtacgccgacgtcgagccctccctcgccgccaaggccgtcgctGCCCTGCTCCCTCAGCCTCTCAAGACAGTCCAGGGCACGTCGGGCTTCGAGCCCTGGAACGAAGGCTTCGAGATGGGTTACGtcttcgccgaggacgaccaGGCCATCAGCCTCGACAGGCAGATCGACATGTCGTCCCAGTTCCCCGCCAGCTCCTTCACCGCGACTCTGACGGCGAGCCACTCGCCCTTCCTCAGCATGCCCGAGGCTCTTGGTAAGGTTCTTCAACAGGCTGCGGAGGTGGCGGTTGCAAGGAGGGCAAACTGA
- a CDS encoding Ankyrin repeat protein gives MDDKSSGRTPSTRTFASSQLFFIPPPLQQIHKPQEYRKKIQRVELLNLTGTSIRSQVFYLLLQPSSYGVNYRRCLAKQQAVARIPIMDPFSVSSGVAGLISLGITVCKGLNIYCQDYRSRDVDILLLGQHAERLEAFLQLIKSRTDGAVVANHSLSNSFQECFTACDVCLQDFKTLNAKYSQPSAVQGLRERGKTVIRQLQYPFQKDKFDNLKSQMEDFRSAFLSLLLLMNHDLAKELQENTRADAAQLAMTICAQTQKTQDRIAANIPDMEVVVERSLAKLDHSLQERLFNLENAIALSLQSSKPSLPPGQPADDMGCYRLLQEPQSIHQEPGEYASIFKDSRNKHRLPADPHSLLRDRQEKEFLTVVALPNESSVSPLPPSLLCSCWVSLRQSRSRIPANRQPQHDKQCALFFLNKNTRAFGGNFKLLGCLFKWKMTLQYSSFLMRSLSIQPNLTVRAVVDYDAGAHGVINRLRRRANLIKKRGWEDLHWTLSRGLIEIHEMFKSGRAWPTDVDKYGRNIIHLEIQTILTFYLVPVHMQLQFGYTQLTRAAFDYGLLFQALIQKSENDVRRLLLSSTDLIFERGHDNQTPLHVAILWPRGLRLLFELAGLACDSIIDARDSAGHSAICCAIDLQQVESVRILLDHDAPLDLEHTGNFSHPAVLYLSPPRKVFEVLSNELSCRRRQLLSIALKNLPDTCISKLGLRSVSMIQTNATEVIDHLKLQHVDIPQICHGARPGTIYHSPKMSVTLAESLFRAGFTEVDFLIEGYSPLMTIEPSAYFVINGCSPASNFIKGFLSPNRPEVFPPRMWEAQAIPPGLPFVLASFQECVTGQDYEKCVYDAVRVCTFAKLGMHHTCCSYRHFRGEIPRDKFHGTERCGLRVMEPAEVAEIQEEDRHTAELLEMLMAEFEARLQSHPEPLDHFVSDYWWRRMSQVEAEREQIGDDDIQAMRDIGVFDFKIDTDIFMIVCGGVADCRSVWHKPHASLSLSGELNGVTMVAITLPLLASLAASPSRLGIVCARFKEPLEPWAGVASSTYLYAKGGVPQTNDSVPHAAFRAYVPLRNIGREGHTHLYHIVSRYDELDDVTIFTQADPFDLLAPAVKTAEDMARRAAAEVGADDVSPLNPGLFHDVADWGRIDWNSSAQRLWITPGQGRTLQRAPYTPGEFWTKVLGGRHPAAIRAMHGGIFAVRRETIRGLPRAVYETALAEFEKANSTNPEVGFFMERMWAPMFSRKYWLTSVQIP, from the exons ATGGACGATAAGAGCTCAGGCCGAACCCCCTCCACCCGAACATTCGCTTCCTCCCAACTCTTcttcatcccccccccccttcaacaGATCCACAAACCTCAAGAATACAGGAAGAAGATACAGAGGGTCGAGCTTCTCAATCTCACCGGCACGTCGATACGCTCTCAGGTGTTTTACCTCCTCTTACAACCTTCTTCCTATGGCGTGAACTACCGTCGCTGCCTCGCGAAGCAGCAAGCGGTCGCCCGAATTCCCATCATGGATCCGTTTTCCGTCTCgagcggcgtcgccggcctcatTTCCCTCGGCATCACGGTCTGCAAGGGTCTCAACATCTACTGCCAGGACTACCGGTCGAGAgacgtcgacatcctcctcctcgggcagCACGCGGAGCGACTGGAAGCCTTTCTGCAACTCATCAAAAGCCGTACCGACGGGGCTGTCGTGGCCAACCACTCCCTGTCCAACTCTTTCCAGGAGTGTTTCACCGCCTGCGATGTTTGCCTCCAAGACTTCAAGACGCTCAACGCCAAGTACTCTCAACCTTCGGCCGTGCAGGGTCTcagggaaagggggaagaCTGTCATCAGGCAGCTGCAGTATCCCTTTCAGAAAGACAAGTTCGATAACCTTAAGTCGCAAATGGAGGATTTCCGGTCGGCCTTTCTGAGCCTCTTGCTCTTGATGAACCA TGACCTAGCCAAGGAATTGCAAGAAAATACAAGGGCCGACGCTGCTCAGTTAGCCATGACCATATGCGCCCAGACGCAGAAGACACAGGACCGAATCGCAGCCAACATCCCGGACATGGAGGTTGTCGTGGAAAGGAGCTTGGCGAAACTTGATCATTCGTTGCAGGAGCGCCTTTTTAACCTCGAGAATGCAATCGCCCTAAGCTTGCAGTCGAGTAAGCCAAGCCTGCCACCAGGTCAACCGGCAGACGACATGGGATGTTACCGTCTCCTCCAAGAGCCCCAGAGCATCCATCAAGAGCCCGGAGAATATGCATCTATCTTCAAGGACTCGAGGAACAAGCATCGTCTTCCAGCAGATCCCCATTCACTGTTGCGAGACCGGCAGGAGAAAGAGTTCCTAACAGTGGTAGCATTGCCAAACGAGTCCTCAGTTTCTCCACTGCCTCCAAGCCTGTTGTGTAGTTGCTGGGTGAGCTTGCGGCAATCGCGATCAAGGATCCCCGCAAATCGACAACCGCAGCATGACAAGCAATGTGCGCTGTTCTTCCTGAACAAGAACACCCGAGCGTTTGGCGGAAATTTCAAACTGCTCGGCTGTCTGTTCAAGTGGAAAATGACATTACAGTACTCCAGCTTCCTCATGCGGAGCTTGAGCATACAGCCCAACCTCACCGTCCGAGCAGTTGTAGACTACGATGCTGGAGCCCATGGCGTTATCAATCGATTGAGGAGACGCGCAAATCTCATCAAAAAAAGGGGATGGGAGGATTTGCATTGGACACTTTCACGAGGCTTGATCGAAATTCATGAAATGTTCAAGAGCGGTAGAGCCTGGCCAACGGATGTTGACAAGTATGGCCGCAACATTATACAT CTTGAGATTCAAACTATCTTGACGTTTTATCTTGTACCCGTCCACATGCAATTGCAGTTTGG GTACACGCAGCTGACTCGAGCAGCTTTCGATTACGGACTTCTGTTTCAGGCGCTGATTCAAAAGTCGGAGAACGACGTacgtcgtcttctcctttCCTCGACGGATCTGATTTTTGAGAGAGGCCACGACAACCAAACGCCGCTTCACGTGGCTATTCTCTGGCCCAGAGGTCTCAGGTTACTTTTCGAGCTTGCCGGATTGGCCTGCGATTCTATCATTGATGCCCGAGATTCAGCTGGCCACTCCGCCATTTGCTGTGCCATTGATCTACAGCAAGTGGAGTCTGTCAGAATCTTACTCGACCACGATGCACCCTTGGACCTCGAACACACGGGCAATTTCAGCCATCCCGCGGTTCTTTATCTAAGCCCCCCACGCAAAGTTTTTGAAGTACTGAGCAACGAGCTTAGTTGTCGCAGAAGACAACTTCTTTCGATTGCTCTAAAGAATCTCCCTGATACATGTATCAGCAAGCTTGGGCTCCGATCTGTATCAATGATACAAACCAACGCTACCGAAGTCATCGATCATCTGAAGCTTCAGCATGTCGATATTCCTCAAATCTGCCATGGGGCACGACCCGGGACGATCTACCACTCGCCAAAAATGTCCGTCACTCTAGCCGAATCTTTGTTCCGTGCTGGGTTCACTGAAGTGGATTTTCTTATTGAGGGTTATTCACCTTTGATGACTATCGAACCTTCAGCATATTTCGTCATCAATG GTTGTAGTCCGGCATCAAACTTTATCAAAGGCTTCTTATCCCCCAACCGCCCAGAAGTTTTTCCGCCACGAATGTGGGAAGCACAAGCAATTCCTCCAGGTCTGCCCTTTGTGCTTGCGTCGTTTCAAGAGTGTGTTACTGGCCAGGATTACGAAAAGTGCGTGTACGATGCCGTCCGCGTCTGCACCTTTGCCAAACTGGGGATGCATCACACTTGCTGCAGTTACCGCCACTTTCGGGGGGAAATTCCGAGGGATAAGTTCCACGGCACAGAACGCTGTGGACTTCGCGTTATGGAGCCTGCGGAAGTCGCCGAAATCCaggaagaggacaggcaCACGGCAGAGCTTCTGGAAATGTTGATGGCTGAGTTTGAGGCGAGATTGCAGAGTCATCCAGAGCCGCTCGATCACTTCGTTTCAGACTAttggtggaggaggatgagTCAAGTCGAAGCCGAAAGGGAGCAAAttggcgacgatgacatACAGGCTATGCGGGACATTGGG GTTTTCGATTTCAAGATTGACACCGATATTTTTATGATTG TTTGTGGTGGAGTTGCCGACTGCCGAAGTGTATGGCACAAGCCACACG CTTCATTATCACTATCAGGAGAGCTCAACGGTGTCACAATGGTCGCCAtcaccctccccctcctgGCATCCCTGGCAGCATCCCCCTCGCGCCTAGGAATCGTCTGCGCGCGCTTCAAAGAACCTCTCGAGCCGTGGGCCGGCgtcgcgtcgtcgacgtACCTTTACGCGAAAGGCGGCGTCCCGCAGACCAACGACAGCGTCCCGCACGCGGCCTTCCGCGCCTACGTGCCCCTCCGGAACATCGGACGAGAGGGGCACACGCACCTCTACCACATCGTCAGCCGctacgacgagctcgacgacgtcacGATCTTCACGCAGGCGGACCCGTTCGACCTCCTGGCGCCGGCCgtgaagacggcggaggaCATGGCGCGCCGGGCCGCCGCGGAGGTCGGGGCAGACGACGTCTCGCCGCTGAACCCCGGGCTGTTCCACGACGTGGCGGACTGGGGGCGGATCGACTGGAACAGCTCGGCGCAGAGGCTGTGGATCACCCCGGGCCAGGGAAGGACCTTGCAGCGCGCGCCGTACACGCCGGGGGAGTTTTGGACAAAGGTGCTGGGCGGGCGGCATCCGGCCGCGATACGCGCGATGCACGGGGGCATCTTCGCCGTCCGGCGGGAGACGATACGGGGGCTGCCGAGGGCGGTGTACGAGACGGCCCTGGCCGAGTTCGAGAAGGCGAACTCGACGAACCCGGAGGTCGGGTTCTTCATGGAGCGCATGTGGGCGCCGATGTTCTCGCGCAAGTACTGGTTGACGAGCGTGCAGATTCCTTGA